A window of Sebastes umbrosus isolate fSebUmb1 chromosome 6, fSebUmb1.pri, whole genome shotgun sequence genomic DNA:
gtagagagagagagcatcaaTGCGCACAGCAGGATATGCGCGTTTTTACATAAACGAGACATCTGAAcacagatttcctgcttttttatttcccaacacgcctctctctcctgctaCTACACGTCTCACGCAACAGGTTGCAACACTATCAATGTGGAGCTGAGAGGAGGACCAGCATATAGGTATATATACCACCTGTAACTGTTGTGCCTTCATCTGCTCACgacttttttcttatttcttgcCGACGCCGAGGATGAAGAAGCAAAACGTGCGGACCCTGTCTCTCATCCTCTGCATGTTCTCCTACCTGCTGGTCGGAGCTGCGGTGTTTGACGCGCTCGAGTCCGAGTCCGAGAGCTCCCGCAGGCGCATCCTGGAGCAGAAGCGCAACgagatgaagaagaagtacCGCTTCTCCGAGGACGACTACCGGGAGATCGAGCGCGTGGTGCTGCAGGCTGAGCCACACCGAGCCGGCAGGCAGTGGAAATTTGCTGGCTCTTTCTACTTTGCCATAACAGTCATCACCACCATTGGTAAGTTGCTTCTATCTTTAGAGAAGATGAGCAGGCATCATGTTTCAACATTCAACATTCAAGATTcaaagatgtttattgtcacgcctggttatacaggtacaatcgtgtgaaatgctttttctctgggaagctccattaaaataataagttatattacgttatatatacactgttaagaattccccagtaaaataacagtaaagaactggcagcagggtttcctttatgttactgtaaaattaacattattatactgtcgctgaaatttacagctttgtactgttaatgaaaaatacagtttgaactttattaatttcacattattttacagttaatttactgtttaaagatacattatatagctgtttttcacctttcttttacattatcttactgatttgttttaatgcactatttaggttgtattttttaaatacattttaataaacattatgttttgcctagatgaatagacttagcaggttacagacataggaatagtcacactaaatacaattaaaggcacttgttaggaaaaaggctataatagacttgttgacacttttccccaaaatgtctgtcagctggctacaagcacagaatgcaaaccagaacaacatgtgagtgaagaacaataaagctaattcactgattttacaatcatgtgcaatgtacaagcctcacatgtgcagaacaggtcccagaattaaagaaatactgcatgaaactgttactgatgatactttagacagttgatcagcagtaaagtgctgtttttttaagaatgcattatagttcagttaaaaaacggcctatgagcgtaatttaacaggttttcttttgtattaacagtaaagcactgtttttagcaataacaggttaatactgttgaaatcctgatgtaaattaacaacaattgtttacagtgtatatattacaattataaaaggaaatactttgtacaagggcatatcaAGAACacatacaggcatattaagaacatatacattaagaacatatacagtatatacagtataagatatatttttgtgtgagaaggtgtcgtatgaattatgtatttaaaagtctgatggcctgggggaaaaaactgttcctcagtctgctggtgagagtcctgggggtcctgtatctctTTACCTTCTACTTTTACTCTGTTGCTATGTGTCAGTGGAGCATTTCTATTTGTCTAAATTAatgcattttgaaaagactaatTAAAAAAGATCCATGTTTTACCCTCCAAGCGTTGCTACAGTATACGTATACTGTGCATCCTTtcatttccatctctctctgcatTAAGGTTATGGACATGCAGCACCAGGCACGGATGCAGGAAAGGTCTTCTGCATGTTCTACGCCGTGCTGGGAATCCCTCTCACTTTGGTCATGTTCCAGAGCCTGGGAGAAAGAATGAACACGTTCGTCCGCTATCTCCTACACAAGGTGAAGCAGTGCCTGGGCTGTCGACGCACCGAGGTGTCCATGGAGAACATGGTCCTGGTGGGCTTCCTGTCTTGCATCGGAACGCTGTGCGTCGGGGCCGCGGCCTTCGCCCACTTCGAGGGATGGAGCTTCTTCCACGCTTACTACTACTGCTTCATCACGCTCACCACCATTGGCTTCGGGGACTTCGTGGCCCTGCAGAAGAAGGAGGACCTCCAGGAGAAAACGCCCTACGTGGCGTTCAGCTTCATGTACATCCTGGTGGGGCTGACCGTCATCGGGGCCTTCCTGAACTTGGTGGTGCTCCGCTTCCTCACCATGAACACTGAGGACGAGCGGAGGGATGCTAAAGAGAGGGCGTCGCTGAAGAGGGACAGGGGACTTTTAGACGGGGCTCTGGGTCTCCATGTCATGGGCGAACAGAGCAGGAGCACCCACAGGGAGAGGAACGCGGTAAACAGCCGCAGCCACAGCACGCTCTTCCTCCCGATGGAGGAAGGAACCAGCCGCACTAACCTCATCGCTTCCCCGGCGGAGGACCAGGAGAGACGAAGGAGCCCCTGCAGACACAGGCTGCATTTCCAGATCAAGGCGGGCAGACGCGGGCCGGAGTCGAGCCTCAGCTCCCTCTGCTCCTGCGTCTGCTACCGTTTGGGGATTTGTGACAGTCCTCTTATGTCTCACAATGAACACCACGGCTGCCATATCAACTCTGTTTACTACAACTCAGTCTCCTACAGGATCCAGGGCTGCTCGCCAGGTTCCAGGGACAACACTGGACTCTCCTCCCCAGGAAGCACGATCTCACCCGGGCTAAGCTTCCGGGAGTTCCCTCGATCAAGGAGAAAGTCAGTGTAAAAGAGCACTGTAGTGAGGGAGTGTGTCTGCACAGACTGTAAACAGTATTTTGTGTTACACT
This region includes:
- the kcnk15 gene encoding potassium channel subfamily K member 15 isoform X1; amino-acid sequence: MKSTRKTLTEGEMTTHDKPVELSHNKRLDWNSPVQTDKLLSRGWHPSPSVSGQQIIIPYSLSGPRPLLSGRSDNRMKKQNVRTLSLILCMFSYLLVGAAVFDALESESESSRRRILEQKRNEMKKKYRFSEDDYREIERVVLQAEPHRAGRQWKFAGSFYFAITVITTIGYGHAAPGTDAGKVFCMFYAVLGIPLTLVMFQSLGERMNTFVRYLLHKVKQCLGCRRTEVSMENMVLVGFLSCIGTLCVGAAAFAHFEGWSFFHAYYYCFITLTTIGFGDFVALQKKEDLQEKTPYVAFSFMYILVGLTVIGAFLNLVVLRFLTMNTEDERRDAKERASLKRDRGLLDGALGLHVMGEQSRSTHRERNAVNSRSHSTLFLPMEEGTSRTNLIASPAEDQERRRSPCRHRLHFQIKAGRRGPESSLSSLCSCVCYRLGICDSPLMSHNEHHGCHINSVYYNSVSYRIQGCSPGSRDNTGLSSPGSTISPGLSFREFPRSRRKSV
- the kcnk15 gene encoding potassium channel subfamily K member 15 isoform X2, whose amino-acid sequence is MKKQNVRTLSLILCMFSYLLVGAAVFDALESESESSRRRILEQKRNEMKKKYRFSEDDYREIERVVLQAEPHRAGRQWKFAGSFYFAITVITTIGYGHAAPGTDAGKVFCMFYAVLGIPLTLVMFQSLGERMNTFVRYLLHKVKQCLGCRRTEVSMENMVLVGFLSCIGTLCVGAAAFAHFEGWSFFHAYYYCFITLTTIGFGDFVALQKKEDLQEKTPYVAFSFMYILVGLTVIGAFLNLVVLRFLTMNTEDERRDAKERASLKRDRGLLDGALGLHVMGEQSRSTHRERNAVNSRSHSTLFLPMEEGTSRTNLIASPAEDQERRRSPCRHRLHFQIKAGRRGPESSLSSLCSCVCYRLGICDSPLMSHNEHHGCHINSVYYNSVSYRIQGCSPGSRDNTGLSSPGSTISPGLSFREFPRSRRKSV